One region of Salvelinus namaycush isolate Seneca chromosome 3, SaNama_1.0, whole genome shotgun sequence genomic DNA includes:
- the LOC120037725 gene encoding aconitate hydratase, mitochondrial-like isoform X1 translates to MASYCMTVTRLRLVLGEGARRLHVSAAFNAKAKVAMSRFEPGTSISYEKLHENIDIVRKRLNRPLTLSEKIVYGHLDDPVGQDIARGRTYLRLRPDRVAMQDATAQMAMLQFISSGLPKVAVPSTIHCDHLIEAQIGGVEDLKRAKDVNQEVYNFLATAGAKYGVGFWKPGSGIIHQILLENYAYPGVLLIGTDSHTPNGGGLGSICIGVGGADAVDVMAGIPWELKCPNVIGVKLTGSLSGWTSPKDVILKVAGILTVKGGTGAIVEYHGPGVDSISCTGMATICNMGAEIGATTSVFPYNHRMKTYLNKTGRADIATLADEHKDDLVPDKGCKYDQVIEINLSELKPHINGPFTPDLAHPVSEIGAVAEKNGWPLEVKVGQYQHQQSHGLIGSCTNSSYEDMGRAASLAKQALDKGLKCKAAFTVTPGSEQIRATIERDGFSKILRDVGGVVLANACGPCIGQWDRKDVKKGEKNTIVTSYNRNFTSRNDANPATHAFVTSPEIVTALAIAGTLKFDPETDYLTAANGEKFKLEPPNGDELPARDFDPGQDTYQHPPAESGSIMVDVSPTSTRLQLLEPFDKWNGKDLEDLQVLIKVKGKCTTDHISAAGPWLKFRGHLDNISNNMLIGAINIENDAVNKIKNRLTGEYGGVPDVARHYKANGLSWVVVGDDNYGEGSSREHAALEPRHLGGRVILVKSFARIHETNLKKQGMLPLTFADPTDYDKIRPDDKISITGLATFAPGKPLKGVVKHGDGSQDIIILNHTFNENQVEWFHAGSALNRMKELQ, encoded by the exons ATGGCGTCCTACTGTATGACTGTCACTCGGCTTCGG CTTGTCCTTGGAGAAGGGGCAAGGCGCCTCCATGTTTCGGCAGCCTTCAATGCCAAAGCCAAGGTGGCCATGAGCCGCTTTGAGCCTGGCACCAGCATCAGCTATGAGAAGCTGCATGAGAACATCGACATTGTACGCAAGAG GCTCAATCGCCCCCTCACCTTGTCGGAGAAGATTGTGTACGGTCACCTGGATGACCCTGTGGGGCAGGACATCGCCAGGGGCCGCACTTACCTGCGTCTGCGTCCGGACCGCGTGGCCATGCAAGATGCCACAGCCCAGATGGCCATGCTACAGTTCATCAGCAGCGGCCTGCCCAAGGTGGCTGTGCCCTCAACCATCCACTGTGACCACCTGATTGAGGCGCAGATCGGAGGCGTCGAGGATCTAAAGAGGGCCAAG GATGTGAATCAGGAGGTTTACAATTTCCTGGCGACAGCTGGAGCCAAATATGGGGTTGGCTTCTGGAAACCAGGCTCTGGAATCATTCACCAG ATACTTCTAGAGAACTATGCCTACCCAGGAGTCCTGCTCATTGGCACAGACTCCCACACACCTAATGGGGGCGGCCTGGGCTCCATCTGCATCGGAGTGGGTGGTGCTGACGCTGTGGACGTCATGGCTGGTATCCCATGGGAGCTCAAGTGTCCCAAT GTGATTGGAGTGAAGCTGACTGGTAGTCTATCGGGCTGGACCTCTCCCAAGGATGTTATCCTGAAGGTGGCTGGGATCCTGACAGTGAAGGGGGGCACTGGAGCCATCGTGGAGTACCATGGCCCAGGCGTCGACTCCATTTCCTGCACCG GTATGGCAACTATCTGCAACATGGGAGCTGAAATTGGGGCCACCACCTCTGTTTTCCCCTACAACCACCGCATGAAGACTTACCTGAATAAGACTGGACGTGCAG ACATCGCTACCCTGGCTGACGAGCATAAGGATGACTTGGTCCCTGACAAAGGCTGCAAGTACGACCAGGTCATTGAGATCAACTTGAGTGAG CTGAAGCCCCATATCAACGGGCCCTTCACTCCTGACCTGGCCCACCCAGTGTCTGAGATTGGTGCTGTGGCTGAAAAGAACGGCTGGCCCCTGGAGGTCAAAGTGGGTCAGTATCAGCACCAGCAGTCACACG GTCTAATTGGCAGCTGCACCAACTCCAGCTATGAGGACATGGGCCGCGCTGCTTCCCTGGCCAAGCAGGCCCTAGACAAAGGCCTGAAGTGCAAGGCTGCGTTCACAGTCACCCCCGGCTCTGAGCAGATCCGCGCCACCATCGAGAGGGATGGCTTT TCTAAGATCCTGAGGGATGTGGGTGGAGTGGTCCTTGCTAATGCTTGTGGACCCTGCATTGGCCAGTGGGACAGGAAGGATGTGAAGAAGGGGGAGAAGAACACTATCGTCACTTCCTACAACAGGAACTTCACTTCCAGGAATGATGCCAACCCTGCCACTCATGCTTTCGTCACATCCCCTGAG ATTGTCACAGCCTTGGCCATCGCTGGTACCCTGAAGTTCGATCCTGAGACTGACTACCTCACCGCGGCCAATGGTGAGAAATTCAAGTTGGAGCCACCCAATGGCGACGAGCTGCCTGCCCGTGACTTTGACCCCGGCCAGGACACCTACCAACACCCCCCTGCCGAGAGCGGCTCCATTATGGTGGACGTTAGCCCCACCAGCACCCGCCTGCAGCTGCTGGAGCCCTTTGACAAGTGGAACGGCAAGGACCTTGAGGACCTGCAAGTGCTGATCAAg GTGAAAGGCAAGTGCACCACAGACCACATCAGCGCCGCTGGCCCCTGGCTCAAGTTTCGCGGTCACCTCGACAACATCTCCAACAACATGCTCATTGGAGCAATCAATATTGAGAACGACGCGGTCAACAAGATCAAGAACCGGCTGACGGGAGAGTACGGGGGCGTGCCTGACGTGGCTCGCCACTACAAG GCTAACGGTCTGTCGTGGGTGGTTGTGGGGGATGACAACTACGGGGAGGGCTCGAGCAGAGAGCACGCAGCCCTGGAGCCCAGACACCTGGGAGGCAGGGTCATCCTTGTCAAGAGCTTTGCCAGGATCCACG AGACCAACCTGAAGAAGCAGGGCATGCTGCCCTTGACCTTTGCCGACCCCACCGACTATGACAAAATCCGCCCCGATGACAAGATCTCCATCACAGGCCTCGCAACCTTTGCCCCCGGCAAG CCCCTGAAGGGAGTGGTGAAGCACGGTGACGGCAGCCAGGACATCATCATCCTGAACCACACCTTCAACGAGAACCAGGTCGAGTGGTTCCACGCCGGCAGCGCCCTCAACAGGATGAAGGAGCTTCAGTAA
- the LOC120037725 gene encoding aconitate hydratase, mitochondrial-like isoform X2, whose amino-acid sequence MASYCMTVTRLRLVLGEGARRLHVSAAFNAKAKVAMSRFEPGTSISYEKLHENIDIVRKRLNRPLTLSEKIVYGHLDDPVGQDIARGRTYLRLRPDRVAMQDATAQMAMLQFISSGLPKVAVPSTIHCDHLIEAQIGGVEDLKRAKDVNQEVYNFLATAGAKYGVGFWKPGSGIIHQILLENYAYPGVLLIGTDSHTPNGGGLGSICIGVGGADAVDVMAGIPWELKCPNVIGVKLTGSLSGWTSPKDVILKVAGILTVKGGTGAIVEYHGPGVDSISCTGMATICNMGAEIGATTSVFPYNHRMKTYLNKTGRADIATLADEHKDDLVPDKGCKYDQVIEINLSELKPHINGPFTPDLAHPVSEIGAVAEKNGWPLEVKVGLIGSCTNSSYEDMGRAASLAKQALDKGLKCKAAFTVTPGSEQIRATIERDGFSKILRDVGGVVLANACGPCIGQWDRKDVKKGEKNTIVTSYNRNFTSRNDANPATHAFVTSPEIVTALAIAGTLKFDPETDYLTAANGEKFKLEPPNGDELPARDFDPGQDTYQHPPAESGSIMVDVSPTSTRLQLLEPFDKWNGKDLEDLQVLIKVKGKCTTDHISAAGPWLKFRGHLDNISNNMLIGAINIENDAVNKIKNRLTGEYGGVPDVARHYKANGLSWVVVGDDNYGEGSSREHAALEPRHLGGRVILVKSFARIHETNLKKQGMLPLTFADPTDYDKIRPDDKISITGLATFAPGKPLKGVVKHGDGSQDIIILNHTFNENQVEWFHAGSALNRMKELQ is encoded by the exons ATGGCGTCCTACTGTATGACTGTCACTCGGCTTCGG CTTGTCCTTGGAGAAGGGGCAAGGCGCCTCCATGTTTCGGCAGCCTTCAATGCCAAAGCCAAGGTGGCCATGAGCCGCTTTGAGCCTGGCACCAGCATCAGCTATGAGAAGCTGCATGAGAACATCGACATTGTACGCAAGAG GCTCAATCGCCCCCTCACCTTGTCGGAGAAGATTGTGTACGGTCACCTGGATGACCCTGTGGGGCAGGACATCGCCAGGGGCCGCACTTACCTGCGTCTGCGTCCGGACCGCGTGGCCATGCAAGATGCCACAGCCCAGATGGCCATGCTACAGTTCATCAGCAGCGGCCTGCCCAAGGTGGCTGTGCCCTCAACCATCCACTGTGACCACCTGATTGAGGCGCAGATCGGAGGCGTCGAGGATCTAAAGAGGGCCAAG GATGTGAATCAGGAGGTTTACAATTTCCTGGCGACAGCTGGAGCCAAATATGGGGTTGGCTTCTGGAAACCAGGCTCTGGAATCATTCACCAG ATACTTCTAGAGAACTATGCCTACCCAGGAGTCCTGCTCATTGGCACAGACTCCCACACACCTAATGGGGGCGGCCTGGGCTCCATCTGCATCGGAGTGGGTGGTGCTGACGCTGTGGACGTCATGGCTGGTATCCCATGGGAGCTCAAGTGTCCCAAT GTGATTGGAGTGAAGCTGACTGGTAGTCTATCGGGCTGGACCTCTCCCAAGGATGTTATCCTGAAGGTGGCTGGGATCCTGACAGTGAAGGGGGGCACTGGAGCCATCGTGGAGTACCATGGCCCAGGCGTCGACTCCATTTCCTGCACCG GTATGGCAACTATCTGCAACATGGGAGCTGAAATTGGGGCCACCACCTCTGTTTTCCCCTACAACCACCGCATGAAGACTTACCTGAATAAGACTGGACGTGCAG ACATCGCTACCCTGGCTGACGAGCATAAGGATGACTTGGTCCCTGACAAAGGCTGCAAGTACGACCAGGTCATTGAGATCAACTTGAGTGAG CTGAAGCCCCATATCAACGGGCCCTTCACTCCTGACCTGGCCCACCCAGTGTCTGAGATTGGTGCTGTGGCTGAAAAGAACGGCTGGCCCCTGGAGGTCAAAGTGG GTCTAATTGGCAGCTGCACCAACTCCAGCTATGAGGACATGGGCCGCGCTGCTTCCCTGGCCAAGCAGGCCCTAGACAAAGGCCTGAAGTGCAAGGCTGCGTTCACAGTCACCCCCGGCTCTGAGCAGATCCGCGCCACCATCGAGAGGGATGGCTTT TCTAAGATCCTGAGGGATGTGGGTGGAGTGGTCCTTGCTAATGCTTGTGGACCCTGCATTGGCCAGTGGGACAGGAAGGATGTGAAGAAGGGGGAGAAGAACACTATCGTCACTTCCTACAACAGGAACTTCACTTCCAGGAATGATGCCAACCCTGCCACTCATGCTTTCGTCACATCCCCTGAG ATTGTCACAGCCTTGGCCATCGCTGGTACCCTGAAGTTCGATCCTGAGACTGACTACCTCACCGCGGCCAATGGTGAGAAATTCAAGTTGGAGCCACCCAATGGCGACGAGCTGCCTGCCCGTGACTTTGACCCCGGCCAGGACACCTACCAACACCCCCCTGCCGAGAGCGGCTCCATTATGGTGGACGTTAGCCCCACCAGCACCCGCCTGCAGCTGCTGGAGCCCTTTGACAAGTGGAACGGCAAGGACCTTGAGGACCTGCAAGTGCTGATCAAg GTGAAAGGCAAGTGCACCACAGACCACATCAGCGCCGCTGGCCCCTGGCTCAAGTTTCGCGGTCACCTCGACAACATCTCCAACAACATGCTCATTGGAGCAATCAATATTGAGAACGACGCGGTCAACAAGATCAAGAACCGGCTGACGGGAGAGTACGGGGGCGTGCCTGACGTGGCTCGCCACTACAAG GCTAACGGTCTGTCGTGGGTGGTTGTGGGGGATGACAACTACGGGGAGGGCTCGAGCAGAGAGCACGCAGCCCTGGAGCCCAGACACCTGGGAGGCAGGGTCATCCTTGTCAAGAGCTTTGCCAGGATCCACG AGACCAACCTGAAGAAGCAGGGCATGCTGCCCTTGACCTTTGCCGACCCCACCGACTATGACAAAATCCGCCCCGATGACAAGATCTCCATCACAGGCCTCGCAACCTTTGCCCCCGGCAAG CCCCTGAAGGGAGTGGTGAAGCACGGTGACGGCAGCCAGGACATCATCATCCTGAACCACACCTTCAACGAGAACCAGGTCGAGTGGTTCCACGCCGGCAGCGCCCTCAACAGGATGAAGGAGCTTCAGTAA
- the LOC120037715 gene encoding protein Tob2-like yields MHLEVKVALNFIVSYLYNKLPRRRADLFGEELERILLSRYEGHWYPEAPLRGSAFRCLHLGAPRDPVVELAARRSGLDTDEVRANVPPELSVWIDPYEVSYQIGEKGAVKVLYLEDPSGLGGEGEMVEVVIGVSKGDMEVEEAKSLGFNPEAQVFVPIGAQISPVLLPSLSSSPTPLSASSCPVIFSYPSSSTPTNPTAHSNTSTPSPPSGALPYLPSQQPTTALPSTRLPLQPITFTTASFAATKFGSTKMKKCGGSGSAGGSGVGMPPPQRMLACSPTNISPPGLLKHKPLSVSLHSLGAQIPSQLSPNAKEFVYPASPGPVYFDNDAPPILPHSSPFQLPHPTHSHPSFDPFSSPPPGPAVGIIGGSGGISYIEKPSFVEGIGGYNLQYPSQAFQPVVLAN; encoded by the coding sequence ATGCACCTAGAGGTAAAGGTAGCTCTGAATTTCATTGTGTCCTACCTGTACAACAAACTGCCCCGTCGTCGTGCTGACCTCTTCGGGGAGGAGTTGGAGCGGATACTGTTGTCGCGCTATGAAGGCCACTGGTACCCTGAAGCTCCTCTGCGGGGCTCTGCCTTCCGCTGCCTGCACCTAGGGGCCCCCAGGGACCCAGTGGTGGAGCTAGCTGCGAGGAGAAGTGGACTGGACACAGATGAAGTGCGTGCCAATGTCCCCCCTGAGCTGAGTGTGTGGATCGACCCCTATGAGGTGTCCTACCAAATCGGGGAGAAGGGAGCCGTTAAGGTCCTGTACTTGGAGGATCCATCCGGCTTAGGTGGGGAAGGCGAAATGGTGGAAGTAGTAATTGGAGTGAGTAAAGGGGACATGGAGGTAGAGGAGGCCAAGAGCTTAGGGTTCAACCCTGAGGCCCAGGTGTTTGTTCCAATTGGAGCCCAGATATCTCCAGTTCTGCTTCCTTCCCTCTCCAGCTCACCCACACCTCTCTCGGCTTCATCCTGCCCAGTGATTTTCAGCTATCCCAGCTCCAGCACACCCACGAACCCAACGGCCCACTCTAACACATCCACACCTTCCCCTCCAAGTGGGGCACTCCCTTACCTCCCCTCTCAGCAGCCAACGACTGCACTGCCCAGCACCCGTCTACCACTGCAGCCCATCACCTTCACCACGGCCAGTTTCGCCGCCACAAAATTTGGCTCCACCAAGATGAAGAAGTGTGGCGGTTCCGGATCGGCTGGCGGCTCAGGTGTAGGCATGCCCCCGCCACAGAGGATGCTCGCCTGTTCCCCCACCAACATCTCTCCCCCAGGGCTGCTGAAACACAAGCCCCTCTCAGTCTCCCTGCACTCCCTGGGGGCTCAGATCCCCAGCCAGCTCTCCCCTAATGCCAAAGAGTTTGTTTACCCGGCATCCCCAGGGCCCGTATACTTTGACAACGATGCTCCGCCCATACTACCACACTCAAGCCCCTTCCAGCTCCCTCACCCCACCCACTCCCACCCCTCATTTGACCCATTCTCCAGTCCCCCACCTGGTCCAGCTGTTGGCATCATCGGTGGTAGCGGTGGGATTTCTTACATTGAGAAGCCCTCATTTGTGGAGGGGATAGGGGGGTATAACCTGCAATATCCCAGCCAGGCCTTCCAGCCGGTGGTGCTGGCCAACTAA